Proteins co-encoded in one Aerococcaceae bacterium DSM 111021 genomic window:
- a CDS encoding arginine--tRNA ligase — protein sequence MDIKQIYVNALTPIVGEHLNKEEIIKLIEVPNNTEHGDLAFPAFALAKVFRKAPQQIASDIAEQINMENFESVEAVGPYINVFLKRENVGNTLVNQVLTEENDYGSQNIGNGEAMTIDMSSPNIAKPMSMGHLRSTVIGNAIANLAEKTGYNAVRINHLGDWGTQFGKLIVAYKKWGDEEKVKVDPINELVKLYVDFHEKAEEDPELDDEARAAFKKLEDGDQEMFELWSWFKEESIKEFQKVYDMLNIEFDSFNGEAFYNDKMQNVIDELEEKGITKIDQGATIVDLEEENLPPALIKKSDGATLYVTRDLAAAIYRHNTYNFSKNVYVVGNEQSVHFKQLKAVLNKLGYDWYSEMTHVPFGLITLNGKKLSTRKGKIVLLEQVLNDAIDLASEQINAKNPALPNKEQVAHQVGVGAVVFHDLKTDRMNNFDFNLKDIVQFEGETGPYVQYTYARSMSMMRKYNKDISAETIVNLNDAYSWEIIKKIADYSRIVENAIQRFEPSVVAKYVIQLAQQFNKYYANVRILNEDDQLESRMALVKAVTIVIKDALSLLGVEAPEEM from the coding sequence ATGGATATAAAACAAATATATGTTAATGCTTTAACACCGATTGTTGGTGAGCATTTAAATAAAGAAGAAATCATTAAATTAATTGAAGTACCAAACAATACTGAACATGGAGACTTAGCGTTTCCAGCTTTTGCTTTAGCTAAAGTGTTCCGTAAAGCGCCACAACAAATTGCAAGTGATATTGCTGAACAAATTAATATGGAAAACTTTGAAAGCGTTGAAGCAGTTGGACCATATATCAATGTGTTTCTTAAACGTGAAAATGTAGGAAATACATTAGTAAATCAAGTTCTTACTGAAGAAAATGACTACGGTTCTCAAAATATTGGTAATGGCGAAGCGATGACAATTGATATGTCTTCACCAAATATCGCAAAACCAATGTCAATGGGACATTTACGTTCAACAGTAATCGGTAATGCAATTGCTAATTTAGCTGAGAAAACAGGATATAATGCGGTGCGTATTAATCATTTAGGTGATTGGGGAACTCAATTTGGTAAATTAATCGTAGCTTACAAAAAATGGGGAGACGAGGAAAAAGTTAAAGTCGATCCAATCAACGAATTAGTAAAATTATATGTTGATTTTCACGAAAAAGCTGAAGAAGACCCAGAATTAGATGATGAAGCGAGAGCTGCCTTCAAGAAACTTGAAGATGGCGATCAAGAAATGTTTGAATTATGGTCTTGGTTTAAAGAAGAGTCAATTAAAGAATTCCAAAAAGTTTATGACATGCTTAATATCGAATTCGATTCATTCAATGGTGAAGCATTTTATAACGATAAAATGCAAAATGTTATTGATGAATTAGAAGAAAAAGGTATTACTAAGATCGACCAAGGAGCAACAATTGTTGATCTTGAAGAAGAGAACTTACCACCAGCATTAATTAAAAAGTCAGATGGTGCGACTCTTTATGTTACTCGTGATTTAGCAGCTGCAATTTACCGTCACAATACTTATAATTTTTCTAAAAACGTTTACGTTGTAGGTAATGAACAAAGTGTTCACTTTAAACAATTAAAAGCTGTTTTAAACAAATTAGGTTATGACTGGTATAGCGAGATGACTCATGTTCCATTTGGTTTAATTACATTAAATGGTAAAAAGTTATCAACGCGTAAAGGGAAAATTGTTTTATTAGAACAAGTATTAAATGATGCGATTGATTTAGCTTCAGAACAAATCAACGCGAAAAACCCAGCTTTACCTAATAAAGAACAAGTAGCACATCAAGTAGGTGTAGGAGCAGTTGTATTCCACGACCTTAAAACAGATCGTATGAATAACTTTGATTTTAACCTTAAAGATATTGTTCAATTTGAAGGTGAAACTGGACCATATGTACAATATACATACGCACGTTCAATGAGTATGATGCGTAAATACAATAAAGACATCTCAGCAGAAACAATTGTCAATTTAAATGATGCATATAGCTGGGAAATTATTAAGAAAATTGCTGACTACTCAAGAATTGTTGAGAATGCGATTCAACGATTTGAACCATCAGTGGTTGCTAAATATGTGATTCAATTAGCGCAGCAGTTTAATAAATACTATGCGAATGTTAGAATTTTAAACGAAGATGACCAATTAGAATCTCGTATGGCATTAGTTAAAGCTGTAACGATAGTAATTAAAGACGCTTTAAGCCTATTAGGTGTAGAAGCGCCAGAAGAAATGTAA